A genomic segment from Candidatus Rokuibacteriota bacterium encodes:
- a CDS encoding sugar ABC transporter permease — protein sequence MTPRRRADRRTGFLLLAPALAVLVALTVYPVASVLWFSLQHRMPVFGIARFAGVAHYAFLAEDPRFSNAAWITFAFTTVSVGLELGLGLLVALALRAQRTGRRLGLSLLLLAWALPSVVTARLFEWLYHPAAGLANFLLGGHPLNWLGDPVLALPGVILADVWRTMPFVALICYARLTTIAPELYEAAQVDGAGQLAMFRRITLPLLSQVLLIGLLFRSLDALRAFDLMFVLTGGGPAGTTETLSVYAYRNLFQTLQLGFGSAVAVVAAALVMLVAWAYLRILRREGLTA from the coding sequence ATGACGCCGCGCCGCCGGGCCGACCGGCGAACGGGATTCCTCCTCCTGGCTCCGGCGCTGGCCGTCCTCGTAGCGTTGACGGTCTACCCGGTGGCCTCGGTGCTCTGGTTCTCGCTCCAGCACCGGATGCCGGTGTTCGGCATCGCGCGCTTCGCCGGGGTCGCCCACTACGCGTTCCTGGCTGAGGACCCGCGCTTTTCGAACGCGGCGTGGATCACTTTTGCTTTCACGACAGTGTCGGTCGGCCTCGAGCTCGGGCTGGGCCTCCTCGTCGCGCTGGCCCTCCGGGCCCAGCGGACCGGCCGTCGCCTCGGGCTGTCGCTCCTCCTCCTGGCCTGGGCGCTTCCCTCCGTGGTCACCGCGAGGCTCTTTGAGTGGCTCTATCATCCGGCGGCCGGCCTGGCCAACTTCCTCCTCGGCGGTCATCCCCTGAACTGGCTCGGCGACCCGGTCCTGGCGCTCCCGGGCGTCATCCTGGCCGATGTCTGGCGGACGATGCCCTTCGTCGCGCTCATCTGCTACGCGCGGCTCACCACGATCGCCCCGGAGCTGTACGAGGCGGCCCAGGTCGACGGCGCGGGCCAGCTCGCGATGTTCCGACGGATCACACTCCCCCTGCTCAGCCAGGTCCTCCTCATCGGCCTCCTCTTCCGCTCCCTCGACGCGCTTCGGGCTTTCGACCTGATGTTCGTCCTGACCGGCGGCGGTCCAGCCGGCACGACAGAGACGCTCAGCGTCTATGCCTACCGGAACCTCTTCCAGACGCTCCAGCTCGGCTTTGGCTCGGCCGTCGCCGTCGTGGCGGCCGCCCTGGTCATGCTCGTCGCCTGGGCCTATCTCCGCATCCTTCGCCGCGAGGGGCTCACAGCGTGA
- a CDS encoding carbohydrate ABC transporter permease, whose protein sequence is MKRLLRDAGVLGLLAVYAIPFFWQLLTSFKPEGELLVLPPLLPSYPTLAHYQAVLEQSLIPRALANSLGVAALTTLLALVLGLFGAYALARLPIPGKAPLLLGVIASTAFPPIATVGPFYLLLRTLGLRDTWGALILAHTSFALPLILWLLTGFLREVPEELEEAAFLDGASRFQVLRSIVLPLAAPGVASAALLTFLLSWNEFLFAYTFTATEASRTVPVALALFPGVFEVPWGDIAAASILASLPPIVIVVGLQRYLVRGLLAGALRE, encoded by the coding sequence GTGAAGCGGCTGCTTCGGGACGCCGGCGTCCTCGGCCTTCTCGCGGTCTATGCGATCCCGTTCTTCTGGCAGCTTCTGACGTCCTTCAAGCCCGAGGGGGAGCTTCTCGTGCTTCCGCCCCTCCTGCCCTCGTACCCAACGCTCGCGCACTATCAAGCCGTGCTCGAGCAGAGCCTGATCCCGCGCGCCCTCGCGAACAGCCTGGGCGTCGCCGCTCTCACGACGCTCCTGGCGCTCGTCCTCGGCCTCTTCGGTGCCTACGCCCTGGCGCGACTCCCGATCCCCGGAAAAGCGCCGCTCCTCCTCGGGGTCATCGCGAGCACGGCCTTTCCCCCGATCGCGACCGTCGGCCCGTTCTACCTCCTGCTGCGCACCCTCGGCCTCCGTGACACCTGGGGCGCGCTGATCCTGGCCCACACCTCCTTCGCCCTCCCCCTGATCCTCTGGCTGCTGACCGGCTTCCTCCGCGAAGTCCCGGAAGAGCTCGAGGAGGCCGCCTTCCTCGACGGGGCGAGCCGCTTCCAGGTGCTTCGCTCGATCGTCCTGCCGCTCGCGGCTCCCGGTGTCGCCTCGGCGGCTCTGCTGACGTTCCTCTTGAGCTGGAACGAGTTCCTCTTCGCCTACACCTTCACCGCGACCGAGGCGAGCCGGACCGTGCCCGTGGCCCTGGCGCTCTTCCCCGGCGTGTTCGAGGTCCCGTGGGGCGACATCGCGGCCGCCTCGATCCTGGCGAGCCTCCCGCCGATCGTCATCGTCGTGGGCCTCCAGCGCTATCTGGTCCGCGGGCTCCTGGCCGGCGCGCTCAGGGAGTGA
- the polX gene encoding DNA polymerase/3'-5' exonuclease PolX, with the protein MKNFELAKLFYEMADLLEINGENVFRVRAYARAAQNLESHAEDIAAVAARGELEKIPGVGRDLAAKITEYLRTGAIADLEAMRKEVPRGLLALLEVRGLGPKTAKLLLDRLGIDSVEKLEQATQSGDILTVPGIREKSRENIRKAIATWKAGQVRMPLGKALTLAGSLVETLTAHGGVDRIEVAGSVRRMKETVGDIDILVTSTNPARVIGTFVGLPSAQDILAHGDTKASIRHQEGIQVDLRVVEPEAFGAALQYFTGSKDHNVRVREIASRKRLKVSEYGVFDEKTGKRIAGAAEEEVYRAVGLPWIVPELRENTGEIEAALGGNLPELIELGAIRGDLHAHTDWSDGHHPLEKLIEAAEARGYDYIIVSDHSKSATVAGGLTPDELRDQLRKIRELQKKHRIRILAGSECDILADGRMDFPDDLLEELDIVLAAVHSRFKQARAEMTARIVRALENPYVNILVHPTGRLIGERDPYDVDLEQVFAAARRHGKAVEINSSWQRLDLKDVHARRAAEVGVPIVINTDTHYLENLTNMALGVATARRAWIRPAQVVNTLPVKKLLDWARKSRPSH; encoded by the coding sequence ATGAAGAACTTCGAGCTGGCCAAGCTCTTCTACGAGATGGCCGATCTCCTGGAGATCAACGGCGAGAATGTGTTCCGCGTTCGCGCCTACGCGCGCGCCGCCCAGAATCTCGAGTCCCACGCCGAGGACATCGCCGCGGTCGCCGCGCGCGGGGAGCTGGAGAAGATCCCGGGCGTGGGGCGCGACCTCGCGGCCAAGATCACCGAGTACCTGCGCACCGGCGCGATCGCCGATCTGGAGGCGATGCGGAAGGAGGTCCCGCGCGGCCTCCTCGCCCTCCTGGAGGTCCGCGGCCTCGGGCCCAAGACGGCGAAGCTTCTCCTCGACAGGCTCGGGATCGACAGCGTCGAGAAGCTCGAACAGGCGACGCAGTCGGGCGACATCCTCACCGTCCCCGGCATCCGCGAAAAGAGCCGGGAGAACATCCGAAAGGCGATCGCCACGTGGAAGGCGGGCCAGGTCCGCATGCCCCTCGGGAAGGCCCTGACGCTGGCGGGCTCGCTGGTCGAGACGCTGACGGCGCACGGCGGCGTGGACCGGATCGAGGTGGCGGGCTCCGTGCGCAGGATGAAGGAGACCGTCGGCGACATTGACATCCTGGTCACCTCCACCAACCCTGCCCGGGTCATCGGCACCTTCGTCGGGCTGCCGTCGGCCCAGGACATCCTGGCCCACGGCGACACGAAGGCGTCGATCCGCCACCAGGAGGGGATCCAGGTGGACCTCCGCGTGGTGGAGCCCGAGGCCTTCGGCGCCGCGCTCCAGTACTTTACCGGCTCGAAGGACCACAACGTCCGGGTGCGGGAGATCGCCTCGCGCAAACGGCTCAAGGTCAGCGAGTACGGCGTCTTCGACGAGAAGACCGGCAAGCGGATCGCGGGGGCGGCCGAGGAAGAGGTCTATCGCGCCGTCGGCCTGCCGTGGATCGTCCCCGAGCTCAGGGAGAACACCGGAGAGATCGAGGCGGCGCTCGGCGGGAACCTCCCGGAGCTCATCGAGCTCGGCGCGATCCGCGGCGACCTCCACGCCCACACCGACTGGTCGGACGGCCATCATCCGCTCGAGAAGCTGATCGAGGCGGCCGAGGCGCGCGGCTACGACTACATCATCGTCTCCGACCACTCGAAGTCGGCGACCGTGGCCGGCGGGCTCACGCCCGACGAGCTCCGCGACCAGCTCAGGAAGATCCGCGAGCTCCAGAAGAAGCACCGGATCCGGATCCTGGCCGGCAGCGAGTGCGACATCCTGGCGGACGGGCGGATGGACTTCCCCGACGACCTCCTCGAGGAGCTGGACATCGTGCTGGCCGCCGTCCACTCCCGGTTCAAGCAGGCCCGCGCCGAGATGACGGCCCGGATCGTCCGCGCGCTCGAGAACCCCTACGTCAATATCCTCGTCCACCCGACCGGGCGCCTGATCGGCGAGCGCGACCCCTACGACGTGGACCTCGAGCAGGTGTTCGCCGCAGCCAGGAGGCACGGCAAGGCCGTCGAGATCAACTCCTCCTGGCAGCGGCTCGACCTGAAGGACGTTCACGCCCGCCGCGCAGCCGAGGTCGGCGTCCCGATCGTCATCAATACCGACACCCACTACCTCGAGAACCTGACCAACATGGCACTGGGAGTTGCCACGGCCCGGCGCGCCTGGATCCGCCCCGCGCAGGTCGTGAACACGCTTCCCGTCAAGAAGCTCCTGGACTGGGCCCGCAAGTCCCGCCCCTCGCACTGA
- a CDS encoding ABC transporter substrate-binding protein has protein sequence MLGCLLLAGCGEPAPRAGPVTLVFKHARILGPSDPLPAVLREFETWHPGVRVRSEALPWSTDEQHQFYVVNLEGGNPGFDVMMLDVIWVAEFARAGWLLDLTPHLAPDELAPHFPAAATAARFDGRVWALPWIMNVGLLYYRADLLAKHGLEPPETYDELVAQARRIRAAERDPRLDGFLWQGKQYEGLVVNVLEGLWANGTRLLGDDGTIFPEPERAREVLAFLRGLIDHGISPPWVTAADEELTRRAFGNGHAIFLRNWPYAMDLFELADSPVRGKVGMASLPRHARGAERAGATGGAHLGVYRYTKQSEAAVALVRFLAGEAAQKALATGVALNPTRTALYHDAALVRTRPNLPRIYSLAAAARPRPVTPYYLVLSTTLQPELSAVLVGIKTPGEAVADARRRLDHFLRGIR, from the coding sequence ATGCTCGGATGCCTTCTCCTGGCCGGCTGCGGCGAGCCCGCCCCGCGCGCCGGTCCCGTCACGCTGGTCTTCAAGCACGCGCGGATCCTCGGCCCGTCGGACCCGCTCCCCGCGGTCCTGCGCGAGTTCGAAACCTGGCATCCGGGCGTCCGCGTGAGGAGCGAAGCACTCCCCTGGAGCACCGATGAGCAGCACCAGTTCTACGTCGTGAACCTCGAAGGGGGCAACCCCGGCTTCGACGTCATGATGCTGGACGTCATCTGGGTCGCCGAGTTCGCTCGTGCGGGGTGGCTGCTCGACCTCACTCCGCACCTCGCCCCCGACGAGCTGGCGCCGCACTTTCCCGCCGCGGCCACCGCAGCGCGCTTCGATGGCCGCGTCTGGGCCCTCCCCTGGATCATGAACGTCGGGCTGCTCTACTACCGCGCCGACCTCCTCGCCAAGCACGGGTTGGAGCCCCCGGAAACGTACGACGAGCTGGTGGCCCAGGCCAGGCGGATCCGCGCCGCGGAGCGCGACCCGCGCCTGGACGGCTTTCTCTGGCAGGGGAAGCAGTACGAGGGCCTCGTGGTGAACGTCCTGGAGGGGCTCTGGGCAAACGGAACGCGTCTCCTCGGCGACGACGGGACGATCTTCCCCGAGCCCGAGCGCGCCCGCGAAGTCCTGGCGTTCCTCCGCGGCCTGATCGACCACGGCATCAGCCCGCCGTGGGTCACCGCCGCGGACGAGGAGCTGACGCGGCGCGCGTTCGGAAACGGGCACGCCATCTTCCTCAGGAACTGGCCGTACGCCATGGATCTCTTCGAGCTGGCGGACTCGCCGGTCCGAGGCAAGGTCGGGATGGCATCGCTGCCCCGTCACGCGCGCGGTGCCGAGCGTGCCGGTGCGACCGGCGGCGCCCACCTCGGCGTGTACCGCTACACCAAGCAGTCCGAGGCCGCCGTCGCGCTGGTCCGCTTCCTGGCGGGCGAAGCCGCCCAGAAGGCCCTGGCGACCGGGGTGGCGCTCAACCCGACCCGCACCGCGCTCTACCACGACGCGGCCCTGGTCAGGACCCGTCCGAATCTGCCCCGGATTTACTCGCTGGCGGCCGCTGCCCGGCCTCGACCGGTCACGCCGTACTACCTCGTGCTGTCCACGACGCTCCAGCCCGAGCTTTCCGCGGTGCTCGTCGGCATCAAGACTCCGGGCGAGGCCGTCGCCGACGCGCGCCGGCGCCTCGACCACTTCCTTCGAGGGATCCGATGA
- a CDS encoding DUF72 domain-containing protein, giving the protein MAGRVFIGTSGYAYPHWRGLFYPERLAQREWLRFYAGCFATVELNNPFYRLPEAKTFRAWRDAVPKGFVCAVKASRYITHIKRLKDPEEPLGTFLARARLLEHALGPVLFQLPGNFHADLLRLDHFLDALARQRFVQGLRAVLEVRHPSWLERQATDRLATAGVALCLADWAECPVEGPVTADFVYVRRHGTSVRYGGSYPTRRLKEDARQIGGWLREGRDVYVYFNNDEAAFAVQDSRRLLELVGQSEGARVPTPE; this is encoded by the coding sequence ATGGCCGGCCGCGTCTTCATCGGCACCAGCGGCTACGCCTATCCCCACTGGCGGGGCCTCTTCTACCCCGAGCGCCTCGCGCAGCGCGAGTGGCTCCGCTTCTACGCGGGGTGCTTCGCGACCGTAGAGTTGAACAACCCCTTCTACCGGCTGCCGGAGGCGAAGACGTTTCGCGCGTGGCGCGACGCGGTACCGAAGGGATTCGTCTGCGCGGTGAAGGCCAGCCGCTACATCACCCACATCAAGCGGCTGAAGGATCCGGAGGAGCCGCTCGGAACGTTCCTGGCGCGCGCGCGACTGCTCGAGCATGCGCTCGGGCCCGTGCTCTTTCAGCTCCCCGGCAACTTCCACGCCGACCTCCTCCGGCTCGATCACTTCCTCGACGCCCTGGCCCGCCAGCGCTTTGTCCAGGGCCTCCGGGCCGTGCTCGAGGTCCGCCACCCCTCGTGGCTTGAGCGCCAGGCGACCGACCGCCTCGCGACAGCCGGGGTCGCGCTCTGCCTGGCCGATTGGGCCGAGTGCCCGGTCGAAGGACCGGTGACCGCCGATTTCGTCTACGTCCGGCGGCACGGAACCAGCGTCCGCTACGGCGGCTCCTACCCGACCAGGAGGCTGAAGGAAGACGCGCGGCAGATCGGCGGGTGGCTTCGAGAAGGGCGGGATGTCTACGTCTACTTCAACAACGACGAGGCCGCCTTCGCCGTCCAGGACTCCCGGCGCCTCCTCGAGTTGGTAGGACAATCGGAGGGGGCCCGGGTACCCACGCCGGAG